ATCAAAAATTCCCATTTTTTAGCCTTTAAACATTGATTTTAAACAATGAATCTGGAATTGTTTTTTTATCTCCATAAGCATTATTTGTTCCATTTTGTTCAAACATGGTATTTAAAAGTTTGTCGTAAAAATCTTTTATTACTAAGACTAATTTTGCGTATTCTTTATTTTTTTGGTGTAAAGTATTTAAATTTTGCTTCAAAAGAGCAAGTTTTTCCTTATCTTCATCATCTAAGAGTTCATCTAAACCTTTATTATTTCCTTGATTGCTTAAATCTACTAAAGCTTTATCTAGATTTTTTTTAGCTATTTGAAAATCGTTAACAAGTTTGGTTTTATCTTCCACACTTTTGCTAACATATTGATGGTTTGCAGCTTGAATTTGAGTGATATCTTCTATAGTAAGATTGATGAGTTTTTCTAATATAGAATTTGTTTCGTCTAAGTATTGTTTTACCATTTTTTTATCCTTTCTTAGGCTAAACCCAAAAAAGGATAAAAATTATAATAAAGAATCTGCTATTGCTTTTGATGTGGCTTGTAAGTCTATTTTATACTCACCATTTTTAATTTGAGAAGCAATTAAAGATACTTTACTTTCTTCTACCTTTTGAGTTTCTTTTGCCTTGTTGTTTTCTTTATTTTCTGTTTTGTTCAAATCACTAGTAGCAACTTGAGCTACATAAGTTTGATGTATAGGATTTATCATTTTAAGCCTCCAGTTCTATCGAAAAACTCTAAGAACTATATCGACACTTAAAAAAATAACTTAACCCCTTTCTTTTAAATAATCAAATAATAATTTTGAAAAACCTAAACCACCGCTTAAAGCCTTACTCATAGTGTCATTATACATTGAAGAATAAATTTCATCACTTGCATCTTTTCCAAATAAAGAATTTTCTTGCTTTAAAGAAATATCTAAAACACTTTTGATTAAAAAAGCTTCAAAAGCATCAGTTTGTTCTTTTAAAGCTTTATCCTCATCACTTAGTGTTTGTATATGAGCAATATCATTTTTAAAAGCACTATCTGCATAGTTTTTAGCGGCTTTATAGCTATTGTTATGTTTAGTAATGCTTTCATAAAGTTCACTGCTATAGTTTTTACTTGCTAAATAATTATCAACTCTCATCATATCACCTCTAATTCAGCGCTAATTGCGCCAGCTCTTTTTAAATTTTGCATAATAGCTATAATATCATTTGGAGCTGCTCCGAGTTTATTTAACATTCTTGCTATGTTTGCTACCGTTGTTTTGCTATTTGTAATTTTTAAAGTATTAGATACTGGATCTAAAATACCACCATCTTTCATATCAATTTCATTTTGCCCTAAAGCAACGGTATTATTTGGATCAATTTTTATAGTAATATCTTTGTGAGTGATTAATATAGGTTCAACTTCTATATTTACTCCTGCTACTATAGTTCCTGTTCTTTCATCTATAATTACCTTACTCTCTGGAGTATAAGCTATATCTTGTTCTAACACTCTTGCCATAAATTCAACATGAGAAAATTCTTCAGGCTTTGTTAATTTAATAGTTCTAGAATCTAAAGCTTTTGCTATATCTGTATCAAAAATAGTATTTAAAACTCTTTCTATATTGTTAGCTGTTTTAAAATCTGCTTCTTTTAAACTCAAAATTAAATCATCATTTTGGCTAAAATTTTGAGGAATTTCTCTTTCAACAACAGCGCCATTCATTACATTAGCTGAGGTTGAGTGTGTTCCTGCTGCACCTGGCCTTGGACTAAGTCCACCTATTGCTAAAGAACCTTGAGCTACAGCATAAATTTCACCATCAACTCCTTTTAGGGCTGTCATAAGTAGGGTTCCACCTTGTAAAGATTTTGCATCACCTAAAGAAGCTACGCTTACATCAAGTTTATCACCACTTCTTGCAAAAGCAGGAAGTTTTGCAGTAACCATTACAGCGGCTGTATTTTTTGATTTTATATCACCTGGGCTAACTTTTACATTCATACCTTGGAGCATATTTGAAATAGATTGTAAGGTAAATTCACTACTTGTGCCATCACCACTTCCATTTAAACCAACAACCAAACCATATCCTATAAGTTGGTTATCTCTAACACCTACTACATTGGTAAGCTCTTTGATAGTAGCTGCAAAAACACTTAGATTTAAAACTAAGCAAAATAATAATATTCTCATCGATTATTCCTTTAATCTATGCTATTTTTAGCATAAAAGCAAAAAAAGTTCCAATTTATACAAGCGAGTAAAAACTCAAGCTAGTAGAGCCAAATTTTTTTTCTTTTGTTTTATTGTAATTTTGTATTTTATCTGGGGTTTTAAAAGAACTATGATGTTCAATAATAATAATTTTTACATTTGAATTTTGTATATTTTCTATCAATTTTAAAGTTTTTTCATAAATATCAAAAAACCCTTCTCTGATATCAAATGGAGGATCAAGATATAAGATGATATTCTCTTTGGAATTTTGAATGATTTGAGGGGTTTTTTTAAAAGTATCATCATTAAAACAAATAGTATTTTTATCAATGCTAGAAGCATTTTTTAAAGCTACCTCATAAGCTTTTTTATCTTTTTCTATAGCATAACTCTTTAAACAACCATTACTTCTTGCTTCTAAGGCCATTAAAGCACTTCCCCCAAAAGCTTCTATAAAAATTTTATCTTGCAAAGAATAACGCAATACATTAAAAACACATGATTTTACTATGCTTTTAGTGCTTCTTGTGGTATTTAAACTAGGAAGTAAAATTTTTTTACCTTTGTAAATTCCACTTTCAATAATAGTGTAGATTTTTTGATTTTTCTTTTTTGATTTTTCTTTTTTTTCTTCTTTTGGCTTGTAAGATTTTAAGAAATCTTTTACATTCTGATAATCTTGTATTTTATGCATTATTGTTATCATCTTTGATAAGATTTTTAAGCTCTATTTTATAAAAATCAAATATTTCATCAATTTTTTGATGACTTTCTTGACGCAATTTTTCCAAAATTGCTTCGCATTTTTGATTCATTATTTTTTTCTCGCGCAAGGCTATTTTATATGCAATATTTTGCAAACTTGTATTAAAATCATTTAAGGCGCAAAGTAATTCTTCCATACTAAAAGGCAATGTAAGAAAATTAGATTTTTTATTAATGATAAATTGAGGTTTTTGTGTATTAATTTTTTCATCACAAACGATAAAGTCGCAATCTTTTTTCAAAACTAAAAAATCTTTCAAAGCTATTTCTAAAGTTTTCTCCAAAATCAAATCTTTACATTCAAGGGCAATTTTCATCCTACTAAACTCACTTTTAATTTATGTTTTTTTAAAGTATGCGGTATTATACCTAAAGCTAAGTTTGCAAATTCTGCAAAACTTAGTATATAAAAATCTTCAAAATTTCTATTTGATACAGCTTGTAATTCTTTTGCACATTTATCAAACATATAAAAAGAATAGAAATTTTCTACTATTAAAAAATCACATCCACTATCATAAGCATCTAATACTATTGCAGCAGCACATTCAAATGCCAATTTAGCATTTAAATTTAAAAAACCATATCCACAGCTTTTGTATTTTCTTTCAAAATCAATAATATTTGCATCTACCATTTTGGCAAGTTCTAAAGAACATTTTGCATCACAAAAACCTTGATATACTCCTATGTTAAATTGTTTAAAATAATGTTTAATGTGTTCTGTTTTTAAATTTTCTAAAAAAATTTGTGGAGCATATTGGACTTTTTCTATTTTTTGTATAATCTCATAAGAACTATATTCGCATGCTAGAATATTATCTTCTTTTAACATTGCTGCGTATTCTTGTAAGATATCTTTTGGATCATAATCAATAATAAAATAATTTTTCCCTAAAGGTTTTTCACAAAGTGTGCTTTTAATTCCAACTACTTCTAAAGCATCTTTTATAATATCAAAATGACAAAATAAATCATTATTGCTGTTTGTGTAAATATTATACATTTTTTATCCCTTAAAAAATACTTCTTGCAAGACCTGATTTTACAAGCATAACTTTTAATTCTTTAATATAAGATTCATAGTCTAATTCATTAGCGGATATAAAATTTTTAAATCTAGTGTGATAATAAATTCCTTTTTTTTCATCTGCAACTAATTTTAGAAACTGAGGCGCTTTTTCTGGGTATTTTAAAATCATTTTATAAGCAAAGATAAAAAAGCTATCACCAAGATATTCAGGTAAAAATTCCCTTACTTCACTAGTGTAGTATAAAAAATCATATTGCTTGTAAAGTTCTATATCATGGATATCAATAAGACCTTTAAAATAGTCTAATTTTTCCAAAAAATCGCTTTTATCCATGATTAAATCTTTAGTAGCTCTTTTAGTATCTAGTGGTTCTAAAATGAGTTCTTTACCAAATTGCTTAGCTATATTTTCTAGTTTTCTTCTTTGTCTTATTGCAACTTGATTAACTTTTATACAACTTTCTGGATTTTCTTCAAAATTAAAATATATATCATCTTTTTTAATTTGAACAAGAAGATCATAAACACTCTCAAATTCACTACTATTATAAACATAGGGTTTATAATAAGCTAAATAATCATTATTTTTATCAAAACGAAAAATTTTCAAAGTTATTTGCATATTTTATCCTTATAATATTTTTCATTATATACATTTTAAACTTATAAAAATTTGATTATTATATAAAATAAAAGCTTTTTTGTATAAAATACTCACATGGATAAGGAAAATTTGATTATAAGTGCCTTTGCTAACTCTATTAATGGAGATGATGGAGCGGTTGTTGATGGATATTGTTATTCTAAGGATTTATTTTGTGAAAATATTCATTTTAAAACATCATGGATGAAATTAGAACAAATTGGTGCAAAAGCAATGTTGGTTAATATTTCAGATGCAATAGCTATGAATGCTACTCCAAAATATGCTCTTTTGGGACTTTCTTTGCCAAAATATTTAGATATGAAGCAAATTAAGGCTTTACAAAAAGGATTATTAAATACTGCAAAAGATTTTAAAATACAAATAATTGGCGGAGATACTATAGCTGGAAAAAATATTGATATTAGTGTTACAATTATATCAAAAATTAATCAAAAAGCTATTTATAGAAAAGGTTTAAAAAAAGGTGATCTTTTAGCTTTTAGTGGAAATTTAGGTGAAAGTTTAAAAGGTTTAAATATTTTATATCGAGGTGGTAAATTACATTCTAACCATCGTTTTATAAAGCCTAATTTAAGACAGAATTTTTTTTATGATATAGCTAAAAAAGTTAGAGTAAGTATGGATATATCAGATGGTTTAAATAAAGATTTATCAAGAATGCTTTTTTTAAATCAACTTAATGCAAAATTTTTTAAAAAATTAAATAAATTTATTTTAAATAGCGCAGAAGAGTATGAATTATTATTTGCTTTTGATAAAAAACACAAAGCATTTATACAAAATATGGCTAAAAAACATAGAGTTAAATTGAATATTTTTGCAAAAACAATAACAGGAAGGTATAAATTTTATGGAAAAGAGCATCATTTCTAAACCCTTATATGTATTAAAACATAGTCCAATAAATGTATATTTTTCTAAAAATAGCAATGATTTTGTGGTTAGAGAAAAGCCTTTATATGAATTTAGTGGCAAAGGCGAGCATTTGATCTTGCATATACAAAAAAAAGATCTTAGTACTAGTGAAGCTTTAAGAATTTTAAGCGAACAAAGTGGCGTTAAAATGAGAGATTTTGGATATTGCGGACTTAAGGATAAGCAAGGCTTAACAACGCAGTATATTTCAATGCCTAAAAAAAATGAAGAAAATTTAAAAAATTTTAAACACGATAAGATGAAAATTTTAGAAAGTTTTTATCATGATAATAAACTTAGAATAGGGCATTTAAAAGGAAACTCTTTTTTTATTAGATTAAAAAAAGTTTCAAAAGTAGATGCTTTAAAAATTGAGCAAGCTTTTAAAAATATTCAAGAACAAGGTTTTGCTAATTATTTTGGTTATCAGCGTTTTGGTAAATTTCAAGATAATTTTTTACAAGGTTTAGAGATTTTAAAGGGCAAAAAAATAAAAAATAAAAAAATGCAAGATTTTTTGATTTCTGCTTTTCAGAGTGAACTTTTTAATAAATATTTAAGTAAAAGAATAGAATTTTCTCATTTTATAAATGATTTTAACGAAGCAGAGATAAGACAAATTTATAATTTAGAAAAATCAGAAATTAAGAGTTTAAAAAAACAAAAACATTTTTTTAAAATTTTAAAAGGTGATGTATTGGGGCATTATCCTTTTGGAAAATGTTTTATATGCGAAGATTTACCAAATGAACTAGAAAGATTTAATAAAAAAGATATAAGTGTAATGGGGCTTTTGGTAGGCTCTAAAGCTTTTGAAGTGGGTGAAGGATTAGCTAAAAAATTAGAAGATGATATTTTTTCATCTGTTTATGAATTTAAAAATAAAATGCAAGGTTCAAGGCGTTTTATGTGGGCTTATTTAGAAGAATGCAAATACAATTATGATGAGGAAAAAGCACATTTTAACTTAGAGTTTTTTTTACAAAAAGGCTCTTATGCAACCGTAGTTTTAGAAGAAATTTTGCACATGGATATTTTTGAGCATACACATAATGCATAATTTTTAAAAATGATATTAAATATCAGAAAAAATTTATCTTTTATAAATTATAATAACAATTATCATTTTTATAAAAGGAAACTCAATGTCGGTTTTAGTTATTGGAGCAGATGAGATAACTCCTATTAAAGCAGTTTTGACAAATTTAGGTGCAAAAAATATAGAGCATTGGGATGCTAGAAATGAAAATAGAGTAAATAAAAAACCTATCCCTCAAAATACTGAATGTATAGTTATGCTTACAAGTTTTTTAAATCATAATACCATGAAAAAAATAAAAACAGAAGCAAAAAAACGCAATATACCTTTAGTTTGCGCAAAGCGTAGTGTAAGTTGTGTGTATTGTGAGTATTGTAAGGTTTTTGGCTTAGAGCAAGAATATCAATGCCTTAAAAAAGGTTAATTTATGTTTGGTTTTTATGGAAAAAATGAAATAATCCCTGAAATTTTTCATGATTTACATCAACAAAAAATAAATTATATTTTTTTAAATTTATATAATGCTTTGGTTGATGATGAAATGAAAATTGCCTATAAATACGCATATAAAGCTAATAGTTTAAGAAATATTTTTGAGTTAAAAATCAAGGATATGCTAAATCAAAAGCCTTTAAATTTCAAGAGAGCAAAATCTTTTTGCCCTTACTCGCACAAAATAATACAAGCGTTTTTGATGAACGAATTTTCTTTGCGTGATATTGGTGTAAAAATTCCAAAAACATCTTTAGCAAGACTAATTTACAATGTATTTTTTAATGATGGATTTATGATAAATACACAATTTGCCTTTGAAAGTTTTGTTTTGGATAAAATAAGCAAAAGCAACCAAAGTATAAAAATTAATTTTATAAAAGATATCATTATTTTAGATAATAAAATTGCAATCAAAGCTTGTTTTGTCATGGATAAAAATAATGATATACAAGGTGCTTTAAAATTTATACAGGAAAATAATTTTGAAAAATTCTATATTGTGTATCCTAGAAATAAAAATTTTACACAATGTATGGAAATCAAACATTTTTTATGCGAAAATAAAAAAACTTTGTTAAAATTAGTGCCTTATACTATTAATAACCAAATTTTAAGGAGAAAATAAATGTCAATAGCGGTAATTTATGGTAGTTCTATGGGAAATACTGAAGGTGCGGCGAATATGATTGCTCAAAAATTAGGAATTTCAGATGTATTAAATATAGCAGATATTGATGCAGATAAAATAAATTCTTATGATAAATTAATTTGCGGAACTTCAACTTGGGGAAGTGGAGATTTGCAAGATGATTGGGATGGTTTTGATTTTTCTGCTTTAAGTCTTAGTGGTAAGACTATAGCGGTTTTTGGTATGGGTGATAGTGAGAGTTATTCTGATACTTATTGTAGTGCTATGGGTAAACTTGCTCAAGCTTTAAAAGCAGCAGGTGCGAATTTAGTTGGTGCGGTATCTACTGGAGGCTATACTTTTGAAGCAAGTGATGCAGTAGAAGGTGATAAATTCGTTGGACTTGCATTAGATAATGATAACCATGAAGACTTAACTGAAAGTAGAATTGATGTTTGGATTGAACAAATCAAACCCTCATTTTCTTAATACAATATAGATGCTATAAACAGCATCTATATTATTTAAACTGAAAATTCTAGCTTTTTTGCTAATAGTATTTTATTATCAGTATATTTTGCCCATTGAATTTGTAAAGAAAATATTGAAGCTTTAGAAAATTTTGCAAAAGGAAATTTTTGAAAATATAAATTTTCTTGTTCTTTTGAAGCTTTAGAAAATTTAGCTTTAATTTGAACTCCTTTAATGAGATTAATAATATCTGTATCTAAAGCAATGCTTATGGCAACTTTTGGATTTTTATAAGAAAGCTTTATGTGTTTTGTATGCTCTTTGCTTGCAAAAACTAATGCTAGTGCTTTTTCATCAAAAGCATAATAACAACTTGCACAATAAACCCCATTATCCTCATCTATCATACTTAAATTTAATAATTTTTGAGAACGAATAAAATTTTTGATTCTTTCATCCATCATGTTTAGCTTTCAAATTTAAAATTTTTTGATAACTTAAATGAGTTAAAAAAATAACATAAAATACCTGTAAAAATAAGCCAAATAAAGGAATGCTTGATAGAATAAAAAACACTAATGTGCTTATTTTAAAATATAATGGTGATGAATTTTTATAAAATTCATTAAAATTTTTTTTATCTAAAACATTGCTAAGAACATCTAGTATTAAAAGTTTATGAAATAAATAGTAAAACACTCCATAGTAAATTATAATACTAACAAAAGGCATAATAAGTAAAAAAGTAGCTATTATAAATAATATACAAAAAAATAGTATAAATTTAAATGCTTTAAATAAAACTTCTAAAAAACTTATTTCATTTTCTATAGAATAATTATAGTATTTTTGGTTTATTTTTTTTACAATATAAGGAGTTAAAAAAGAAATAATAAACATAGTAAAAAAAACACAAGCAAATATTATTATGAAAAATCCGCCTATGGCACTTAAAAATGCTAAGGAAAATTGAACAATAGAAAAACTAAAAAACCATGCTAGAAAAGTTCCATTGATTATTTCATCAATATAAGAAAAAAATAAATCATAAGTATAAAATACTAAAAAACTAAATAAAATTAAACTAAAAACCAAAGGCAATAAAGAAAATTTTAAAAAAGGCTTGCTAAGAAAATCTTGCAAGCTTAAGTAAAAAATAGTCATTTTGCATCATTATAAGCATTTTGTAATTTTTTGTAAATTTCTTTATACTCTAAAGTTTCTTTTAAAATTTGACTTAAAACATCGTTATCTTCTATGCCGTTCCATATTTTTTTATACATACCTTCTTTATAACCATTTTCTTGTCTAAATTGATTGAGAATATTTTTTCCAATGTAAATTCTATAAAGTTCAAAGAAATTTAGGCCACATTTTCTAGCCAAAACAAAATACACACTTAAAAGCTCGCCTAAATCATAATCAAATCCACTACATTTGTGAATGATAAGTTCTATGTCGTTTAAAATTCCATAGATATCCGCATCAGTTGGATTGGAAGTTTCTTTGCAAAAATCATCAAAAAAAGTCACAGAAGAAACTTCTTCTGCGATGAAATTTTTATCATTTATTTGTTTTTCTTTATATTCTTCCAATATCAAACTAAGGATAAAATGCCAAATATCAACAATTTCTATGCGAACATTGTCCCAATTTGCAGGAGTGTGTATGCTTTTCCAGTGTTTCCATGCAAAAGAATCTATAAGCTCAGCACACTCCATATAAATACATCTTCTAAAACTTATTAATTTACCTTCTTTGGTGTAACCATTTTCCCAACCTATACCATTGGTATCATCGTTTAATTTTTGCTGGAGTTCTAGCATGCTTTTTAAAATATCTTTTACTTCCATTTTTTTCCTTATTAAGCGTAAAATCCAAATTCTTTATTATTTTCTTCTTCTTTTTTCTTTTCTTGATTTTCGTATTGTTTCCAAATTTCTTCTAGTAATTTTGCACTATCTTGAAAAATTTGTTTTTTAATATCAGCAAGATTGGTTTTATTCATTTCTTGTTTTAAGCTTTTATCCATGGTGTTTAAAAGTTCATGTAATGTAGCTTTTTTATGTTCATTGGTTTTTGATTCAGGTAATGCATTGCCAATTTTCATTGCAGTTGTGATTAATTCTTTTGGTTTTAAACTTCCTACTCTTGAGTTTTTCATAAATTCATCGATTTGAGGTTGTATTTTAGCTACTGCTTCTTTGATTTCATTTATATCATCTTGTGTTAGTTTTGTTCCAGTGTAAGAAAAGGAAAAACCAAATTGATTTCTAAGGTTTAAGGAAGCCAAATCTCCATCTTTTTCAAATTTTGCTTCTTTTTTGTCATACATTGAAAATGAAAGCTGATTACCACTTTTTGTTTTAATGTCCATTGAAAAACTTTGAGAATTTAAACTAGATATTTGCATTTTCTTCCTTTCAAATCAAGATAAAACTACATCGTCAAAATAGTTAAATCTTAAATAAAATTTGCAAAGTTTTTACTTTGCAAATTTCAAATATTTAGGGAGAAAAATATTTTAACATTAAGTTTTTAAATGCTCGTTAAATCCCAAAATATTTTTAGTAATTTTTCATTTTTTGTATGTATTAAAATTTCTTTTTTGTTATGATTGCTTTTACAAGCTTTTAGCGCTTGTTTTAAGTGCTCTTTTATTGAAAAAATCAACCCAAAGGCAATTGCATTTTTATCAAGGCCACCAAGCATATATATTAAAGGCATTCTAAGAGATTTTGATATGTCAATTTTTGCCTTGTCAGTAATAGTGGTTTTAAAATCAAATTTGCTAGGATGTTTAAATTTATAAGCTAAAGCAAGATCTAAAAACTCATCTAAATGGTTTAATTTTTTTCCACTAATAAATGGATATATAAAATAAAATAAATCTAATATATTATTGCTAGTTTTACTTTCATCATCGTAATTTTTTTGTATAAAATCATAATAATCTTTGAAATATTTTTGATAATTTTCACTTAAAATTATAGCCATTTTGGTTTTTGCAAAATTATTTAAAAAAACTTTAGGATTAGCTTCAAAACTAAAATCTAAAAAATTAATTTTTGTATTATTTTGATAAAAAATCCCACTGATATCACTTTCTAAATCAAGCAAAATATTATCAGAATTAAGCTCATTACTAGAGCTATTATAAGTTATTTTATCATCTAATATAATAGAAAAATCATTATAAGCAAACTCATTACTCATAGGTTTTTCATAAAAACCAAAATCATCCCAAAAATTTTCTTCACTACAAGCAATACAACCATGTCCTGCAGCTACTGGCCAAGATGTTTTGGAATTAAATTTAACTTTAGGGCAGTTATTGTAAGCATAAGGCCCTTTGCAGCCTATTTTAAAAAGACAATAGCCTTCTTTAATGCTTTCATCATCAAAACTTTGAGCAAAATTTCCTGCTTCAAATTTAGCCTTTCTTTCACATAAATCATGTAAGCATTTTCCATAAAGAGCTAAAGGTCTATTTTGCTCATCTAAAGCCATATCTTGCTCAAATAATATATAAAAACAAAGTGCTGCAATGATATTTACATCACTTGGAGGGCAACCTGGTATATTGATGATTTTTTCTTCTAAGACTTTAGAAATTCCTATACTTTTGGTAGGGTTTGGATGTGCAGCTTGAATTCCTCCATAGCTTGAACAAGTTCCCATAGCAAAAATTGTTTTAGCATTTTTAGCACATTTTTGTAAAATTTCATATCCATTTTCACCATGTGCTCCTATGGTTAGATAAAAAGGATCTATCGCACAAACCCCACCCTCAACAGCTAAAATAAAATCTTTTTTTTCTAAAACTTCTTCTAAATGTGATTCTGCTTGGTGTCCGCTTGCACTCATAAAGGTTTCATGATATTCTAAAGAAATAAAATCAAAAATTAAATCCAAAAAATCAGGCAATGAAGTTCTAAGTAAACTCTCACTACACCCTGTGCATTCACTTAAATGAAGCCATATAAGGCTAGGTGGGGTGTGAAGTTGAAAATATCTATGTGCTAAAGAGCTAAAATCATTTGGTAAACCTAAAATTTTAATGATGGAATTTACAGCCTCTAATGAGATATTTTTTTCTTCTTTATGTGAGTTTTCTAAAAGTGCAATTTTATGCTCTAATATGCTTTTTAATTCTTCATTGCCCAAAGACATTTTTTAACCTTTAGCTATTTGTATCATATTTAAAAAATCATTTGCATTTAATGCAGCTGAACCTATTAAAACTCCATCACAATTTTTTAAAGCACAAATTTCTTTAATATTGTTTTGATTAACACTTCCACCATATAAAAGTTTGGCTTTGGTAAATTCTCTTAAAAAATTAAGTATAGTATTGATATCATTAAGATTGGCACTTACTCCTGTGCCTATAGAATAAATAGGCTCATAAGCTATGATAAGTTTTTTATAAGATAAATCAATATTTTCTATTTGTTTTTTTAAAAAATCTAAGCTTTTGTTAGCATTTTTAGTTTCTAAACTTTCACCTATGCAATAAATAATGTTAAAATCAAGACTTTTAGCAAAATTAAATTTAGCTTTTAAAAAGCTTTCATCTTCATTTAAAGCTCTTCTTTCAGAATGGCCGATTAATACACTTTTGATATTAAATTCTTCTAAGTGAGTTTTACCTATTTCTCCAGTATAGGCTCCATTTTCACAAGGATAAAAATTTTGTGCTCCTTGATGAAAGGTGAAATTTGCTTTTAAAAAAGCTGTACTTGGTGGGAAGATGAAAATTTCATCTTCTTTATTTAAATTTTGATTTAATTCCTGAGCGTAAAGTTCAAAGCTTGATCTTGTATGATTACACTTTAAATTTGCTGCAAAAATCATTCATTATCCTTTATAGTCAAAGGTTTTACACCAGGAAGTTCCTTGCCTTCTA
The genomic region above belongs to Campylobacter peloridis LMG 23910 and contains:
- a CDS encoding EI24 domain-containing protein, yielding MTIFYLSLQDFLSKPFLKFSLLPLVFSLILFSFLVFYTYDLFFSYIDEIINGTFLAWFFSFSIVQFSLAFLSAIGGFFIIIFACVFFTMFIISFLTPYIVKKINQKYYNYSIENEISFLEVLFKAFKFILFFCILFIIATFLLIMPFVSIIIYYGVFYYLFHKLLILDVLSNVLDKKNFNEFYKNSSPLYFKISTLVFFILSSIPLFGLFLQVFYVIFLTHLSYQKILNLKAKHDG
- a CDS encoding dUTPase, dimeric produces the protein MEVKDILKSMLELQQKLNDDTNGIGWENGYTKEGKLISFRRCIYMECAELIDSFAWKHWKSIHTPANWDNVRIEIVDIWHFILSLILEEYKEKQINDKNFIAEEVSSVTFFDDFCKETSNPTDADIYGILNDIELIIHKCSGFDYDLGELLSVYFVLARKCGLNFFELYRIYIGKNILNQFRQENGYKEGMYKKIWNGIEDNDVLSQILKETLEYKEIYKKLQNAYNDAK
- a CDS encoding invasion antigen I, whose protein sequence is MQISSLNSQSFSMDIKTKSGNQLSFSMYDKKEAKFEKDGDLASLNLRNQFGFSFSYTGTKLTQDDINEIKEAVAKIQPQIDEFMKNSRVGSLKPKELITTAMKIGNALPESKTNEHKKATLHELLNTMDKSLKQEMNKTNLADIKKQIFQDSAKLLEEIWKQYENQEKKKEEENNKEFGFYA
- a CDS encoding hydrogenase small subunit; its protein translation is MSLGNEELKSILEHKIALLENSHKEEKNISLEAVNSIIKILGLPNDFSSLAHRYFQLHTPPSLIWLHLSECTGCSESLLRTSLPDFLDLIFDFISLEYHETFMSASGHQAESHLEEVLEKKDFILAVEGGVCAIDPFYLTIGAHGENGYEILQKCAKNAKTIFAMGTCSSYGGIQAAHPNPTKSIGISKVLEEKIINIPGCPPSDVNIIAALCFYILFEQDMALDEQNRPLALYGKCLHDLCERKAKFEAGNFAQSFDDESIKEGYCLFKIGCKGPYAYNNCPKVKFNSKTSWPVAAGHGCIACSEENFWDDFGFYEKPMSNEFAYNDFSIILDDKITYNSSSNELNSDNILLDLESDISGIFYQNNTKINFLDFSFEANPKVFLNNFAKTKMAIILSENYQKYFKDYYDFIQKNYDDESKTSNNILDLFYFIYPFISGKKLNHLDEFLDLALAYKFKHPSKFDFKTTITDKAKIDISKSLRMPLIYMLGGLDKNAIAFGLIFSIKEHLKQALKACKSNHNKKEILIHTKNEKLLKIFWDLTSI
- a CDS encoding triose-phosphate isomerase; translation: MIFAANLKCNHTRSSFELYAQELNQNLNKEDEIFIFPPSTAFLKANFTFHQGAQNFYPCENGAYTGEIGKTHLEEFNIKSVLIGHSERRALNEDESFLKAKFNFAKSLDFNIIYCIGESLETKNANKSLDFLKKQIENIDLSYKKLIIAYEPIYSIGTGVSANLNDINTILNFLREFTKAKLLYGGSVNQNNIKEICALKNCDGVLIGSAALNANDFLNMIQIAKG